One genomic region from Neospora caninum Liverpool complete genome, chromosome V encodes:
- a CDS encoding Tudor domain-containing protein, related has translation MAELEDSIEDLQAKLQQYQEQLEQVNEALKLQPEESDLLKLKSDLEEVISLTRDLISFQTQAQTEAEKSDVQSSDAPREVSQENEKAIEERSEREKVQADAGGEREGSAEASEGGARLTHMASGSSVVGRTCLAEYEGKKFYAEILDLKKSKQGERVLVEFIGWKNQQEYPVHQVQLLAPVPPSAVPPGAAAQAIYSEDGKWYDCVVDEHTAGGYKVTYTEYGNSEEVKFDQVRLKKPKNDAPKRRVKEIVTPGGYKIPQYLAIKPTDTEAQKNSKKRRVKAIKAQQQLEMAEKDADDRAKSWQKFNKRAINKRMVGYMSGRGHESMFSGHEVKTTVSISVLSSQRTTVNSFVPRRKHDVDEELITDD, from the exons GCGAAGCTCCAACAGTATCAGGAGCAGCTGGAACAAGTGAATGAAGCCCTCAAGTTGCAGCCTGAAGAGTCCGACCTGCTGAAACTCAAGAGCGACTTGGAAGAAGTCATTTCCCTCACCAGAGACTTGATTTCTTTTCAAACACAAGCGCAAACAGAGGCTGAGAAATCGG ACGTTCAGTCGAGCGACGCCCCGAGAGAAGTTTCGCAAGAAAATGAGAAAGCAATCGAGGAGAGatcggagagagagaaagtgcaGGCAGATGCaggtggagaaagagaaggcagtgCGGAAGCCTCTGAAGGAGGGGCGAGGTTGACGCATATGGCAAGCGGATCTTCCGTTGTGGGGCGCACGTGTCTCGCCGAATACGAGGGCAAAAAATTCTACGCCGAGATTCTGGATctgaagaaaagcaaa CAAGGCGAGCGAGTCCTCGTGGAGTTCATTGGGTGGAAAAACCAGCAGGAGTACCCCGTCCACCAGGTTCAGCTTCTTGCTCCAGTCCCGCCGTCGGCTGTCCCTCCAGGTGCAGCCGCCCAAGCCATTTACTCGGAAGACGG GAAGTGGTACGACTGCGTAGTTGACGAACACACTGCGGGAGGATACAAAGTCACCTACACCGAATATGGCAACTCGGAGGAGGTGAAGTTTGACCAGGTGCGGttgaagaagccgaagaacgACGCGCCGAAGAGACGAGTGAAAGAAATCGTCACTCCGGGTGGATACAAAATCCCTCAGTACCTTGCGATCAAGCCGACAG ACACAGAAGCACAGAAGAActcgaagaagcgacgcgtGAAGGCAATCAAAGCCCAACAGCAGTTGGAAATGGctgagaaagacgcagacgaccGTGCGAAATCTTGGCAGAAATTCAACAAGCGC GCCATTAACAAGCGAATGGTGGGGTACATGTCAGGGCGGGGTCATGAGTCAATGTTTTCCGGCCACGAAGTGAAGACTACTGTCAGTATCAGTGTCCTGAGTTCGCAGCGAACTACAGTGAACTCCTTTGTGCCGCGCCGTAAACACGATGTCGACGAAGAGCTGATTACTGATGACTGA